A genomic region of Balaenoptera acutorostrata chromosome 4, mBalAcu1.1, whole genome shotgun sequence contains the following coding sequences:
- the VWA5B2 gene encoding von Willebrand factor A domain-containing protein 5B2 isoform X9, whose product MTVTLRSSRELPSRPDGVLRVALPSVLTPLAPPGPLGPPRPPGLCDDRLGLCPTSCFGMGSPEGDGPAWEEPAAPRDVFSGPARCPAPYTFSFEMLVTGPCLLAGLESPSHALRADAPPHASSAATICVTLAEGHHCDRALEILLHPSEPHQPHLMLEAGSLSSAEYEAQVRARRDFQRLQRRDSEGDRQMTTKGCPLWVEWIEKVSGARSCCQPRSELHSAWPRMTRGSRAQVWFLQRRFHKDILLNPVLVLSFCPDLSSKPGHLGTATRELLFLLDGSSMAHKDAIVLAVKSLPPQTLINLATFGTLVQPLFPESRPCSDEAVQLICESMEMLQAAGGPPDVRSALDWALGQPQHRAHPRQLFLLTAASPMAAETHQTLELMRWHRAAARCFSFGLGPACRQLLQDLSALSRGQAYFLRPGERLQPMLMQALRKALEPALSDISVDWFVPDAVEALLTPREIPALYPGDQLLGYCSLFRVDGFRSRPQGGQEPGWQSLGSSVFPSPEEAPSATSPGTEPTGTSEPLGTGTVSAELSSPWAAGDSDRIGADALTDPVTDPGPNPSSDAAIWRRIFQSSYIREQYVLTHCSASPEPGPGSTGSSESPASQGPGSPEGSAPLDPPSQQGCRSLAWGESAGSHSCPLPPPPPAPVKTGALSAEVLGRRRRAALTGRSLSSPPGQVNSVPRHLRHPSLGVAPDGPGPEPGQLLGQGLDDSGSLLSPAPMDWDMLMEPPFLFTAVPPSGELAPPAMLLPPQPPRCHVVIRALCGEQPMSWEVGVGLEMLWGPRDAGSLPPSPPERGSAWDQALHRLTAASVVRDNEQLALRGRGETRADRGHARRSWLRALQTSKVSSAPSCFTCPVAVDATTREVLPSALQVQSSEPAEPPGTPPASQGHLDAAPLPTVVHSKGGWEPDQIGNSSSALGDHAASIGGPHRLPPEPPSRLSLGRRKARGPDSHRLCSPNTGQASDSNSEGSNHDYLPLVRLQEAPGSFRLDAPFCAAVHISRERLCRASPFAAHRASLSPTSASSPWALLGHGAGQGDSATASCSPSPSSGSEGLGQVDSGRGSDTEASEGAEGPGGADLRGRTWATAVALAWLEHRCAAAFGEWELAAAKADCWLRAQHLPDGLDLANLKAAARGLFLLLRHWDQNLQLHLLCYSPANM is encoded by the exons ATGACAGTGACCCTGCGCAGCAGCCGGGAGCTGCCCTCCAGGCCTGACGGGGTGCTGCGCGTGGCCCTGCCCTCCGTGCTCACCCCTCTGGCCCCGCCAGGCCCGCTGGGGCCCCCCAGGCCTCCGGGGCTCTGTGACGACAGGTTGGGCCTATG CCCCACCAGCTGCTTCGGAATGGGCAGCCCTGAGGGGGATGGACCAGCCTGGGAGGAGCCAGCTGCCCCTCGGGACGTGTTCTCAGGCCCTGCCCGTTGCCCGGCCCCGTACACCTTCTCCTTCGAGATGCTGGTGACTGGGCCATGCCTGCTGGCAG GCTTGGAGAGCCCCTCTCATGCTCTGCGGGCAGATGCCCCCCCTCATGCCAGCTCTGCAGCCACCATCTGTGTCACACTGGCAGAGGGCCACCACTGCGACCGGGCCTTGGAGATCCTGCTGCACCCCAGTG AGCCCCACCAGCCACACCTGATGCTGGAGGCCGGCAGCCTGAGCTCAGCAGAATACGAGGCCCAGGTGAGGGCCCGCCGGGATTTCCAGAGGCTGCAGCGAAGGGACAGTGAGGGGGACCGGCAG ATGACTACAAAAGGGTGCCCCCTCTGGGTGGAATGGATTGAGAAAGTCTCCGGGGCTAGGTCCTGCTGCCAGCCTAGGTCGGAGTTGCACTCAGCCTGGCCCAGGATGACTCGGGGCTCCCGTGCTCAGGTGTGGTTCCTGCAGCGACGCTTCCACAAGGACATCCTGCTGAACCCCGTGCTGGTGCTGAGCTTCTGCCCGGACCTGAGCTCCAAGCCTGGACACCTGGGCACAGCTACTCGGGAGCTCCTCTTCCTGTTGGATGGCAGCAGCATGGCACACAAG GATGCCATCGTTTTGGCTGTGAAGTCGCTCCCGCCCCAGACACTCATCAACCTGGCCACGTTTGGCACATTGGTGCAGCCCCTCTTCCCAGAGAGCCGGCCTTGCAGTGAT gaagctgtgCAGCTGATCTGCGAGAGCATGGAGATGCTGCAGGCTGCGGGCGGCCCCCCGGACGTGAGGTCTGCGCTGGACTGGGCCCTGGGGCAGCCCCAGCACAGGGCCCACCCTCGGCAGCTGTTCCTGCTCACCGCTGCCTCGCCCATGGCTGCTGAGACCCACCAAACCCTGGAGCTCATGAGGTGGCACAGGGCGGCAGCCAG GTGCTTCTCCTTTGGGCTGGGACCTGCCTGCCGCCAGCTGCTGCAGGATCTGTCTGCCCTCAGCAGGGGCCAGGCCTACTTCCTGAGGCCTGGGGAAAGGCTGCAGCCCATG CTGATGCAGGCCCTGCGGAAGGCACTGGAGCCCGCGTTGAGCGACATCTCTGTGGACTGGTTTGTGCCCGATGCGGTGGAGGCGCTGCTGACGCCCCGGGAGATCCCAGCGCTCTATCCCGGGGACCAGCTGCTCGGTTACTGCTCGCTCTTCAGGGTGGACGGCTTTCGGTCCCGCCCCCAAGGG GGCCAAGAGCCTGGCTGGCAGAGCTTGGGCAGCTCCGTGTTCCCATCCCCAGAGGAAGCACCATCTGCCACCAGCCCTGGCACCGAGCCCACTGGCACCTCAGAGCCACTGGGAACAGGCACTGTGTCAGCAGAGCTGTCCAgcccgtgggctgctggggacTCGGATCGGA TAGGTGCTGATGCTCTGACAGACCCAGTCACGGACCCGGGACCTAACCCCTCTTCTGACGCAGCCATATGGCGCCGCATCTTCCAGTCCTCGTACATCCGGGAGCAGTATGTGCTTACCCACTGCTCTGCCAGCCCAGAGCCAGGCCCAGGCTCCACAGGCAGCAGCGAGTCCCCCGCCTCCCAGGGCCCTGGGTCCCCCGAAGGCAGTGCTCCCCTGGATCCCCCTTCTCAGCAGGGCTGCCGCAGCCTGGCCTGGGGAGAATCTGCTGGCTCCCACTCCtgccccctgcctccacccccaccGGCTCCAGTCAAG ACTGGGGCCTTGAGTGCTGAGGTGTTGGGCCGTCGACGCAGAGCGGCTCTAACTGGCCGAAGCCTCTCATCCCCCCCAGGCCAGGTGAACTCAGTCCCTCGCCATCTCCGGCACCCCTCTCTGGGGGTAGCACCAGATGGGCCAGGCCCTGAGCCAGGGCAGCTGCTGGGACAGGGCCTGGATGACTCAG GAAGCctgctctccccagcccccatggACTGGGACATGTTGATGGAACCACCCTTCTTGTTCACGGCTGTTCCCCCCAGTGGGGAGTTGGCCCCTCCAGCAATGCTACTGCCTCCCCAGCCTCCACGCTGCCATGTGGTGATCCGGGCCCTGTGCGGGGAGCAGCCTATGAGCTGGGAGGTGGGCGTTGGGCTGGAGATGCTGTGGGGGCCTAGGGACGCTGGCTCACTGCCTCCGTCACCCCCTGAAAGAGGAAGTGCTTGGGACCAAGCACTCCATCGACTGACAGCGGCTTCCGTGGTCCGGGACAACGAGCAGCTGGCTCTCCGAGGACGGGGCGAGACCAGGGCTGACCGCG GTCATGCCCGGAGGTCCTGGCTCCGAGCCCTTCAGACAAGCAAGGTCAGCTCTGCCCCTTCCTGCTTCACTTGCCCTGTAGCTGTGGATGCTACCACCAGAGAGGTCCTACCTTCAGCCCTGCAGGTGCAGAGCTCAG AGCCAGCCGAACCCCCGGGCACCCCTCCTGCCTCTCAAGGTCATCTAGATGCAGCTCCTCTGCCCACAGTCGTCCACTCTAAAG GCGGCTGGGAGCCGGACCAAATTGGCAACTCCAGTTCTGCTTTGGGGGACCACGCAGCCTCCATCGGAGGTCCTCATCGTCTGCCCCCCGAGCCTCCCTCTCGGCTCAGCCTGGGCCGTCGGAAGGCCAGAGGCCCAGACAGCCATAGACTCTGCAGCCCCAACACGGGCCAAGCCAGTGACAGCAACAGTGAAGGCAGCAACCACGACTACCTACCCTTG GTGCGCTTGCAGGAGGCGCCCGGCTCCTTCCGCCTAGACGCGCCCTTCTGTGCAGCAGTGCACATCTCTCGGGAGCGCCTGTGCCGCGCCTCGCCCTTCGCTGCGCATCGCGCCAGCCTCAGCCCCACCTCGGCCTCCTCTCCCTGGGCACTGCTAGGCCATGGTGCTGGCCAGGGTGACAGTGCCACGGCCTCTTGCAGCCCGTCCCCCAGCTCGGGCTCCGAGGGTCTAGGCCAGGTGGACAGTGGCCGGGGCTCAGACACCGAGGCCTCGGAGGGGGCGGAAGGGCCTGGTGGTGCCGACCTGCGGGGCCGGACTTGGGCCACTGCTGTGGCGCTTGCGTGGCTGGAGCACCGCTGTGCCGCGGCCTTCGGCGAGTGGGAACTGGCGGCAGCTAAGGCTGACTGTTGGCTGCGGGCCCAGCACCTGCCCGACGGCCTCGACCTGGCCAACCTCAAGGCCGCAGCCCGGGGTCTCTTCCTGCTGCTGCGCCACTGGGACCAGAACCTGCAGCTGCACCTGCTGTGCTACAGCCCAGCAAACATGTGA
- the VWA5B2 gene encoding von Willebrand factor A domain-containing protein 5B2 isoform X10, with translation MGSPEGDGPAWEEPAAPRDVFSGPARCPAPYTFSFEMLVTGPCLLAGLESPSHALRADAPPHASSAATICVTLAEGHHCDRALEILLHPSEPHQPHLMLEAGSLSSAEYEAQVRARRDFQRLQRRDSEGDRQMTTKGCPLWVEWIEKVSGARSCCQPRSELHSAWPRMTRGSRAQVWFLQRRFHKDILLNPVLVLSFCPDLSSKPGHLGTATRELLFLLDGSSMAHKDAIVLAVKSLPPQTLINLATFGTLVQPLFPESRPCSDEAVQLICESMEMLQAAGGPPDVRSALDWALGQPQHRAHPRQLFLLTAASPMAAETHQTLELMRWHRAAARCFSFGLGPACRQLLQDLSALSRGQAYFLRPGERLQPMLMQALRKALEPALSDISVDWFVPDAVEALLTPREIPALYPGDQLLGYCSLFRVDGFRSRPQGGQEPGWQSLGSSVFPSPEEAPSATSPGTEPTGTSEPLGTGTVSAELSSPWAAGDSDRIGADALTDPVTDPGPNPSSDAAIWRRIFQSSYIREQYVLTHCSASPEPGPGSTGSSESPASQGPGSPEGSAPLDPPSQQGCRSLAWGESAGSHSCPLPPPPPAPVKTGALSAEVLGRRRRAALTGRSLSSPPGQVNSVPRHLRHPSLGVAPDGPGPEPGQLLGQGLDDSGSLLSPAPMDWDMLMEPPFLFTAVPPSGELAPPAMLLPPQPPRCHVVIRALCGEQPMSWEVGVGLEMLWGPRDAGSLPPSPPERGSAWDQALHRLTAASVVRDNEQLALRGRGETRADRGHARRSWLRALQTSKVSSAPSCFTCPVAVDATTREVLPSALQVQSSEPAEPPGTPPASQGHLDAAPLPTVVHSKGGWEPDQIGNSSSALGDHAASIGGPHRLPPEPPSRLSLGRRKARGPDSHRLCSPNTGQASDSNSEGSNHDYLPLVRLQEAPGSFRLDAPFCAAVHISRERLCRASPFAAHRASLSPTSASSPWALLGHGAGQGDSATASCSPSPSSGSEGLGQVDSGRGSDTEASEGAEGPGGADLRGRTWATAVALAWLEHRCAAAFGEWELAAAKADCWLRAQHLPDGLDLANLKAAARGLFLLLRHWDQNLQLHLLCYSPANM, from the exons ATGGGCAGCCCTGAGGGGGATGGACCAGCCTGGGAGGAGCCAGCTGCCCCTCGGGACGTGTTCTCAGGCCCTGCCCGTTGCCCGGCCCCGTACACCTTCTCCTTCGAGATGCTGGTGACTGGGCCATGCCTGCTGGCAG GCTTGGAGAGCCCCTCTCATGCTCTGCGGGCAGATGCCCCCCCTCATGCCAGCTCTGCAGCCACCATCTGTGTCACACTGGCAGAGGGCCACCACTGCGACCGGGCCTTGGAGATCCTGCTGCACCCCAGTG AGCCCCACCAGCCACACCTGATGCTGGAGGCCGGCAGCCTGAGCTCAGCAGAATACGAGGCCCAGGTGAGGGCCCGCCGGGATTTCCAGAGGCTGCAGCGAAGGGACAGTGAGGGGGACCGGCAG ATGACTACAAAAGGGTGCCCCCTCTGGGTGGAATGGATTGAGAAAGTCTCCGGGGCTAGGTCCTGCTGCCAGCCTAGGTCGGAGTTGCACTCAGCCTGGCCCAGGATGACTCGGGGCTCCCGTGCTCAGGTGTGGTTCCTGCAGCGACGCTTCCACAAGGACATCCTGCTGAACCCCGTGCTGGTGCTGAGCTTCTGCCCGGACCTGAGCTCCAAGCCTGGACACCTGGGCACAGCTACTCGGGAGCTCCTCTTCCTGTTGGATGGCAGCAGCATGGCACACAAG GATGCCATCGTTTTGGCTGTGAAGTCGCTCCCGCCCCAGACACTCATCAACCTGGCCACGTTTGGCACATTGGTGCAGCCCCTCTTCCCAGAGAGCCGGCCTTGCAGTGAT gaagctgtgCAGCTGATCTGCGAGAGCATGGAGATGCTGCAGGCTGCGGGCGGCCCCCCGGACGTGAGGTCTGCGCTGGACTGGGCCCTGGGGCAGCCCCAGCACAGGGCCCACCCTCGGCAGCTGTTCCTGCTCACCGCTGCCTCGCCCATGGCTGCTGAGACCCACCAAACCCTGGAGCTCATGAGGTGGCACAGGGCGGCAGCCAG GTGCTTCTCCTTTGGGCTGGGACCTGCCTGCCGCCAGCTGCTGCAGGATCTGTCTGCCCTCAGCAGGGGCCAGGCCTACTTCCTGAGGCCTGGGGAAAGGCTGCAGCCCATG CTGATGCAGGCCCTGCGGAAGGCACTGGAGCCCGCGTTGAGCGACATCTCTGTGGACTGGTTTGTGCCCGATGCGGTGGAGGCGCTGCTGACGCCCCGGGAGATCCCAGCGCTCTATCCCGGGGACCAGCTGCTCGGTTACTGCTCGCTCTTCAGGGTGGACGGCTTTCGGTCCCGCCCCCAAGGG GGCCAAGAGCCTGGCTGGCAGAGCTTGGGCAGCTCCGTGTTCCCATCCCCAGAGGAAGCACCATCTGCCACCAGCCCTGGCACCGAGCCCACTGGCACCTCAGAGCCACTGGGAACAGGCACTGTGTCAGCAGAGCTGTCCAgcccgtgggctgctggggacTCGGATCGGA TAGGTGCTGATGCTCTGACAGACCCAGTCACGGACCCGGGACCTAACCCCTCTTCTGACGCAGCCATATGGCGCCGCATCTTCCAGTCCTCGTACATCCGGGAGCAGTATGTGCTTACCCACTGCTCTGCCAGCCCAGAGCCAGGCCCAGGCTCCACAGGCAGCAGCGAGTCCCCCGCCTCCCAGGGCCCTGGGTCCCCCGAAGGCAGTGCTCCCCTGGATCCCCCTTCTCAGCAGGGCTGCCGCAGCCTGGCCTGGGGAGAATCTGCTGGCTCCCACTCCtgccccctgcctccacccccaccGGCTCCAGTCAAG ACTGGGGCCTTGAGTGCTGAGGTGTTGGGCCGTCGACGCAGAGCGGCTCTAACTGGCCGAAGCCTCTCATCCCCCCCAGGCCAGGTGAACTCAGTCCCTCGCCATCTCCGGCACCCCTCTCTGGGGGTAGCACCAGATGGGCCAGGCCCTGAGCCAGGGCAGCTGCTGGGACAGGGCCTGGATGACTCAG GAAGCctgctctccccagcccccatggACTGGGACATGTTGATGGAACCACCCTTCTTGTTCACGGCTGTTCCCCCCAGTGGGGAGTTGGCCCCTCCAGCAATGCTACTGCCTCCCCAGCCTCCACGCTGCCATGTGGTGATCCGGGCCCTGTGCGGGGAGCAGCCTATGAGCTGGGAGGTGGGCGTTGGGCTGGAGATGCTGTGGGGGCCTAGGGACGCTGGCTCACTGCCTCCGTCACCCCCTGAAAGAGGAAGTGCTTGGGACCAAGCACTCCATCGACTGACAGCGGCTTCCGTGGTCCGGGACAACGAGCAGCTGGCTCTCCGAGGACGGGGCGAGACCAGGGCTGACCGCG GTCATGCCCGGAGGTCCTGGCTCCGAGCCCTTCAGACAAGCAAGGTCAGCTCTGCCCCTTCCTGCTTCACTTGCCCTGTAGCTGTGGATGCTACCACCAGAGAGGTCCTACCTTCAGCCCTGCAGGTGCAGAGCTCAG AGCCAGCCGAACCCCCGGGCACCCCTCCTGCCTCTCAAGGTCATCTAGATGCAGCTCCTCTGCCCACAGTCGTCCACTCTAAAG GCGGCTGGGAGCCGGACCAAATTGGCAACTCCAGTTCTGCTTTGGGGGACCACGCAGCCTCCATCGGAGGTCCTCATCGTCTGCCCCCCGAGCCTCCCTCTCGGCTCAGCCTGGGCCGTCGGAAGGCCAGAGGCCCAGACAGCCATAGACTCTGCAGCCCCAACACGGGCCAAGCCAGTGACAGCAACAGTGAAGGCAGCAACCACGACTACCTACCCTTG GTGCGCTTGCAGGAGGCGCCCGGCTCCTTCCGCCTAGACGCGCCCTTCTGTGCAGCAGTGCACATCTCTCGGGAGCGCCTGTGCCGCGCCTCGCCCTTCGCTGCGCATCGCGCCAGCCTCAGCCCCACCTCGGCCTCCTCTCCCTGGGCACTGCTAGGCCATGGTGCTGGCCAGGGTGACAGTGCCACGGCCTCTTGCAGCCCGTCCCCCAGCTCGGGCTCCGAGGGTCTAGGCCAGGTGGACAGTGGCCGGGGCTCAGACACCGAGGCCTCGGAGGGGGCGGAAGGGCCTGGTGGTGCCGACCTGCGGGGCCGGACTTGGGCCACTGCTGTGGCGCTTGCGTGGCTGGAGCACCGCTGTGCCGCGGCCTTCGGCGAGTGGGAACTGGCGGCAGCTAAGGCTGACTGTTGGCTGCGGGCCCAGCACCTGCCCGACGGCCTCGACCTGGCCAACCTCAAGGCCGCAGCCCGGGGTCTCTTCCTGCTGCTGCGCCACTGGGACCAGAACCTGCAGCTGCACCTGCTGTGCTACAGCCCAGCAAACATGTGA